The sequence TGAAAAAAGAAATGATTTGTATAACATGCCCAATGGGATGTCATTTGACTGTAGAAGATGATAAAAGCTCAGAGAGTGGATACAAAGTATCAGGTAATATATGCAAAAGAGGAGAAAAATACGCTGTTGAAGAGTTGACTAATCCTACTAGAGTTATTACATCTACTGTTAAAATAGAAAATGGTATTTTAAAGAGATTACCTGTAAAGACTGATGGTGCAATACCTAAAGATTTGAATTTTAAATGTATGGAAGAAATAAATAAAGTTGTTGTAAATGCTCCAATATCAGTAGGAGATGTAATAATAGAGAATATATTAAACACAGGTATAAATTTAGTAGCATCAAGAAGCATGTAAAGTGAAAAAAAAGTTAGCGTAAAGTTATTGTAGGAAAAAATAAAAAAAGAAAGCACCCTTTTGTGATAATATAAGTTTGACAAAACAAATAAAACAAAAGGATGGTGCTTTCTTATGTATGATAGTATACTACATTTTAATGAATTTGGGGTAAAAATTTTAGAAAAAATAATAAAAACATTTATAGAAGACAAAACACAAACTATCGGAGATTTAGTAAACATGCTGAATAAACCGTTACAAGA is a genomic window of Abyssisolibacter fermentans containing:
- a CDS encoding DUF1667 domain-containing protein — encoded protein: MKKEMICITCPMGCHLTVEDDKSSESGYKVSGNICKRGEKYAVEELTNPTRVITSTVKIENGILKRLPVKTDGAIPKDLNFKCMEEINKVVVNAPISVGDVIIENILNTGINLVASRSM